The window CCAAAAAAGAGGGGTCgcaaaacaataattttaacaaCTCCTGCTTGAGCTTTAGACGTTGGAAAACTTCCCAAAACTGGAACTCTTGAATTAGTTGTTTTAGTGCAAGCCTTAGACTTTAAGAATGAGCACATTATAGATTAGAGTAATTAGTTATCACCTAAGCTTTGAGCAGTTTGTTGAGGGATCAGGGGTAGCTTATATGAGTTCTTTTTAAATAACCATACTCTTCAGGGGTGATCTGTTagtgaaacattttttttttataattcttctCCTTATGGGCCATTAAGAGCAAAATGTGGCCAATATAAGTTCGTTCTTGTTCCCCAAGGACATATTACCTAAAATTGTGATGCTGCCCAGCTGGTCTCAGGCTCTTAGCTTGTAAGAAGCTTAGTTCAATTCATCAGAAATAAATTCATTGTTTGGTTTTATGCCTATTCTTCTTTTCCTGCAATATTAGGGAATGATTTGGATATATCAAAATGTGTAAATAACCATTCTGACTTCTGAGTATTATTGTTTGGTATTGGTGTATTGCAGTTGAGGAACTTGGTTTGGTCTACATCAAAGCATGATGTCTACCTTATGTCTCATTTTTCTATCATTCATTGGTCTTCGTTAAGTTGCAAGAAGACTGAAGTTCTTAATGTTTCTGGGCATGTGGCACCTTGTGAGGTGCATTTTTCTCATGATAACTAGTTGTTTAACACTCCTGAATTTGTGAAGTTGACAATTCCTTTATTTAGATTATACATattaatcttcttttttttcatttaaatttcttttatctgGTAGAAACACCCTGGAAGTCTTTTGGAAGGATTTACTCAGACACAAGTGAGTACTCTGGCAGTCCGAGATAGGTTGTTGATTGCTGGAGGATTTCAGGGAGAACTTATTTGTAAGGTAAATCTGTTTATTAGTTGCTGCAGTATTATCATTGCTGGTATCATAATCTGAAAATCCAAGACATGAACTATGAACAAAAATTGCACTTGAATGGCAGGAGCTTTCTGATAGTGACATGGTTATTACACCTTTGGCATAAAACTGAACTTTAATGTTTGCATGTGTAACAACGCTAATTTTCTCCCTAAGTACCATAACTGCCaatatgatttcattttgatccttttttgttatttaatttttatacacTTTTGCTCATATTTCGGTATATCAAgaataaaagagtttaaagcATGATCAATATAGCATGTAGTGAATCTTATGTTTTGAATTGAAGTTTTTATTGCCTTCCATTATTTTTATCTCCTCTAtgttcttcctttttatttttaattttttttggtgagAAGTGATATTGATTTTTAAGCTTAATTCtgacaaaatttgtttttatacatTTAATCTAAGTAAACAAGATGCCTGTTAGAAGCCTTTATTTTTGAGGAAACATAGTTTTGGAGTTCTGAAAGGCTAGCTTGTGATTGTAGTGTTTCATCtattctaaaattcaatttatttatttagttgtGTTTTTTCTGAATCAATGGCATATATCATCGCTCATAAGTCGAAAATCTTTTTCCTGTTGGAGTGCAGTATTTAGATCGACCTGGAGTTTGCTTTTGTTCTCGAACAACTTATGACGACAATGCTATCACAAATGCAGTAGAGATTTATGATAGTCCCAGGTTGTTTATTATCTTTTGTTGTAGTGGTGGTAAAGTAATTCATATCTAAATACAGGAGCTGACTTGAGCTAAAATTTTGTCCAGTGGGGCCACTCATTTCATGGCTTCAAATAATGACTGTGGAGTTAGGGACTTCGACATGGAGAGATTTCATCTTTCTAAgcatttttcctttccttggCCAGTGAATGTAAGCATCTCTTACTAGTTTTGTTGTCATATGAGTTGATTAGAATTGAAGCCTTAGGATAGATGGTAAGCTCATGCAATAAATCCATGGTTCTTGTAGTTCAAAAGTAGTGCATGAGGGTGCACCTGCATATGCACTATTGGGAATAATGGATGATGGCAACAGGGTATTCTCATAATTTATCTAAAATTGTTATCGTTCCTAAAAAATAGGCATGTTTTAGGTTTCAACATTGTAAATCATactgatattttattaatttgaggTGCTTTCCAAAAGAGTATGATTCCAGAAAgcaaatatatgaattttctgCATTAGAAATGTATGACTGTAGTGACTTTCAGTCTTTGAATTTCTCCCTATACACAAACAACAGTCCATAAGAAATTATCGGATAGAGTTAGGAGTGATGATGTGCTAAGCCAGGTTGTACAATTCTAGACAGCTGGCCCATAATGAAGGCCCACTTTTTTGGTTCTGACTCAGGATTTGCGCTTATATGGCTGGTTGGTAATCTTTAGTtgatggtttgttttttttttctttcattttttatttgataaatgattAATCTAAACAtcacatatcaaatatatattttagcTGAGCCTAGGCAAGTGTTATAAGTGTATTCTGGGTTCTGCTTTCCAAATACAGTTGCTTCACCTAGATAGGATCAATCTGATTGGCCTGATTTGAGGTTTGATAAATCAAGGGAGTGCCGGAGTATCATGCTATTTTAGGAAATGACCCCCACCTAACTAGAGGATTGTTGAGGTACATGGCCAGCCAGTTTGGCATGTCCTAATCACTGAACAAATAAGTGTACTAATATGTTCTTTATGTCCCTTCTGTTTACAGCATACCTCTTTGAGTCCAGATGGTAAGCTTCTTGTCATTGTTGGTGACAACCCAGATGGAATACTGGTGGACTCTCAGACTGGAAAGGTACCTGTTTCCTAACATAAAACTTCTCCCAGTAGGGGGAAAAATAAGAAACGGTTTCACTCATTTGAAGTTTTTTATCATGTAGACCATCAGGCCTTTGTGTGGACACTTGGATTTCTCATTTGCATCTGCATGGCATCCTGATGGCAATATATTTGCCACTGGGAACCAGGACAAGACTTGCCGCATTTGGGATGCTAGGAACTTGTCTAAGTCTGTTGCTGTGCTCAAGGGCAACTTAGGAGCAATTAGATCAATCCGTTTCACATCTGATGGGCGATTCATGGCTATGGCAGAACCAGCTGATTTTGTGCATGTCTATGATGCGAAGAATGGTTATGAAAAGGAGCAGGAGATCGATTTTTTTGGTGAGATCTCTGGTGTATCTTTCAGCCCTGACACAGAATCCCTTTTTATTGGAGTATGGGATCGCACCTATGGTAGCCTCCTTCAGTACAATCGCTGCAGGAATTATTTGTACCTTGACTCCCTGTTGTGAAATCATACCTGTATTCCTTACTGAGTTCAATAACTGCGAGCTATATTCATTTTCCTAGGAACATGAGTATGGTTGATTGGAGGGGCAGTGTGCATGGACGCAGGTGATGATGTCTCAAGTTACAAGGAAGAGCATGGGACAGGTGGGTTGTGGGGTGCGCACAGAGAGGGCGGGTTACTGCacttgtttctttgttttgttaCTTAGCTCTCAAATAATACTATCAATCTTTGGAAAAGAGGATAGTGAGGTTCAACAGTTGAAAATGGATATAAAAAGAGAGAATGTACAGAGGCCTGGAGTGCATTTGGGAACGCAACCTTGGAAAGAAGCGCCCATCACAGCAGGATGGGACTGGACTTCTACGCTAAATAATGTGTATCTGTAAAATTTCGTTGTTTTagtaaactatttttttagCAACTTCTGGGAATTAATTAGTTTGTCATCTTTCCTTTTCCTCCATTCCATttccacccaaaaaaaaaaaaaaaaaaaggcccaaGCCTTGGAACTGAAGAGTCCAAGTGGAAACTCCACATCcttttttttatgtcaaatcCATTTTCTAGTACTGCATGTGGGATGAAATTTACCCTTTGGGTTCCGTCTCATTTGTGCAATCTTCCTCCAGCTGCTCTGCAATCTGGTTGAGAATGCTTTCTTCTTCTGCTTCAAGTTGTTTCATGCTCTCTTCAAAGGCTGCCACCAATTCTGGACTGAAGGGGACGCTTGCACTGCATTCATTTTCAGTCCCGGCAATTTGTAAAGCATAGCTACCAAATTTAGGAGTGACATAAGCTCCAGGTGAGTAAATTTGTCCTTCCATGGGAAGCCATTCTCTAAGACTAGCAATGGCTGGGAATTCAACGGTTGATGGGATTCTGAGTGATCTTAGCCGTTTCGCAATAGCCTTTCTCTTTGGTTCCTTCTCAAATGTATTGTGTCCTCCCTCGACATCCCCAGCAGTGCTGCAGCTACTAGAAGTACTCAAGATGACTTCTTTAGTTTCTAGTGCTGAAGTCAACAGTACGCCAGTCTCCTCAGTCCTGGGGCTCTCCTTTGCTGAATGTTTGTTGCTTTGGCACCATTGATCCAATGCCTGGAAATCATAATCAGTATGGTCAGCATGGTGAGATTCCTTAGATGAGGTTTCAGAATGGTGAAGAAGAATCCTAGTTActgcatcatcatcatcatcaaatcCTGTTTGCTGCAACCTGGACGACCAAATTCTTTCCACCATTGCATCATATTCCTCCACTGAATGAAAACTTCT of the Vitis vinifera cultivar Pinot Noir 40024 chromosome 10, ASM3070453v1 genome contains:
- the LOC100853597 gene encoding uncharacterized WD repeat-containing protein C2A9.03, whose translation is MSQHQGDEMDYAADDYEMAEVDDDMYFRGRVMGDSESDDDDEYDHLDNKIPDTSAADARKGKDIQGIPWERLSISREKYRLTRLEQYKNYENIPHSGEGSEKECKVTKKGGAYYEFWRNTRSVKSTILHFQLRNLVWSTSKHDVYLMSHFSIIHWSSLSCKKTEVLNVSGHVAPCEKHPGSLLEGFTQTQVSTLAVRDRLLIAGGFQGELICKYLDRPGVCFCSRTTYDDNAITNAVEIYDSPSGATHFMASNNDCGVRDFDMERFHLSKHFSFPWPVNHTSLSPDGKLLVIVGDNPDGILVDSQTGKTIRPLCGHLDFSFASAWHPDGNIFATGNQDKTCRIWDARNLSKSVAVLKGNLGAIRSIRFTSDGRFMAMAEPADFVHVYDAKNGYEKEQEIDFFGEISGVSFSPDTESLFIGVWDRTYGSLLQYNRCRNYLYLDSLL
- the LOC132254502 gene encoding uncharacterized protein LOC132254502, coding for MGCICSKVMGRSMSLKEDLKQSLQGRANGELFISSNVSDELFPLVYTFDTMENKSQTGSFVQELNTSHNPDAEPVETETAKPWELMTRFEEQGEGKYMQQEAQLLLLPPPEVVECADFNMTKRSKSCHWSFPEHEVLSLALGISNGVKEVGFNWSNNGIVRCRSFHSVEEYDAMVERIWSSRLQQTGFDDDDDAVTRILLHHSETSSKESHHADHTDYDFQALDQWCQSNKHSAKESPRTEETGVLLTSALETKEVILSTSSSCSTAGDVEGGHNTFEKEPKRKAIAKRLRSLRIPSTVEFPAIASLREWLPMEGQIYSPGAYVTPKFGSYALQIAGTENECSASVPFSPELVAAFEESMKQLEAEEESILNQIAEQLEEDCTNETEPKG